In the genome of Polaribacter sp. MED152, one region contains:
- a CDS encoding NAD(P)H-dependent glycerol-3-phosphate dehydrogenase, protein MVNEQNIAVIGGGSWATAIVKMLTENVSEIGWYMRNTNSIAHIKENNHNPKYLSSAELDANFLDLSDDINYIVKNYSILIFAVPSAFLTSELNKLSESLEGKTIFSAIKGIVPETGLIIGEHFNEKFNIPLENIGVITGPCHAEEVAMERLSYLTIACIDEAKASFMAKALQSWYIKVKISDDIIGTEYAAMLKNIYAVAAGIAHGLGYGDNFQSVLMSNAIREMKRFIKKVHKMKRNINNSAYLGDLLVTGYSVFSRNRMFGNMIGKGYTVISAQHEMSMIAEGYYATKSAYKIKQDKKAKTPIIDTVYSILYENKNPKKEFKKLTDKLD, encoded by the coding sequence ATGGTAAATGAACAGAATATAGCTGTTATTGGTGGAGGAAGTTGGGCAACTGCAATTGTTAAAATGCTCACAGAGAATGTAAGTGAAATAGGTTGGTATATGAGAAACACCAACTCTATTGCACATATTAAAGAAAACAATCATAACCCAAAGTATTTATCTTCGGCTGAATTAGATGCTAACTTTTTAGATTTATCTGATGATATCAATTACATCGTTAAAAACTATAGTATTTTAATTTTTGCAGTACCTTCTGCCTTTTTAACAAGCGAGTTAAATAAACTATCTGAGTCTTTAGAAGGTAAAACCATTTTTTCTGCAATTAAAGGTATTGTGCCAGAAACAGGCTTAATTATTGGTGAACATTTTAACGAAAAGTTTAATATTCCTTTAGAAAACATTGGTGTAATTACAGGACCTTGTCATGCAGAAGAAGTAGCTATGGAGCGTTTATCTTACCTAACTATTGCTTGTATAGATGAGGCTAAAGCATCATTTATGGCTAAAGCTTTGCAAAGTTGGTACATAAAAGTTAAAATTTCTGATGATATTATTGGTACAGAATATGCTGCAATGCTTAAAAATATTTATGCTGTGGCTGCAGGTATTGCTCATGGTTTGGGTTATGGAGATAATTTTCAATCTGTACTTATGAGTAATGCCATTCGTGAAATGAAACGCTTTATTAAAAAAGTGCACAAAATGAAACGAAACATAAACAACTCTGCATACTTGGGCGATTTGTTGGTAACTGGTTATTCTGTATTTAGTAGAAACAGAATGTTTGGTAATATGATTGGTAAGGGCTACACTGTAATTTCTGCTCAGCACGAAATGAGTATGATTGCAGAAGGTTATTATGCTACTAAAAGTGCTTATAAAATTAAGCAAGATAAAAAAGCAAAAACACCAATTATAGATACTGTTTACAGCATTTTGTATGAAAATAAAAATCCTAAAAAAGAATTTAAAAAGTTAACTGATAAATTGGATTAA
- a CDS encoding alpha/beta hydrolase, which translates to MNKSFFIVSVLFLLTIGCKTSEVKKDVKTDVKNEKSTRTNNVQILEKEFIIDGLNEKSHKVWVYLPPNYTTTSKRFPVIYMHDAQNLFDAETSYAGEWNVDETLNKYYQDSKKGFIVVGIENGGDKRIEEYTPWPNKKYGGGKGAIYIDFLVNDLKPFIDKNYRTKSKAKHTAIIGSSLGGLISFYGGFKYPDVFGKIGALSTSFWFSNNIYAFASRNSAVKNTKLYMLIGEKEGGSMVADTEKMEKLLIEKGFPKDNLTTKIVSDGKHTESFWRDEFLETILFLYN; encoded by the coding sequence ATGAACAAGTCCTTTTTTATTGTTTCAGTATTATTTCTTTTAACCATTGGTTGCAAGACTTCAGAGGTTAAAAAAGATGTTAAGACTGATGTAAAAAATGAGAAATCTACTAGAACAAATAATGTTCAAATCTTAGAAAAAGAATTTATTATTGATGGTTTAAATGAGAAATCTCATAAAGTTTGGGTGTATTTACCACCAAATTATACAACAACTTCAAAACGATTTCCTGTAATCTATATGCATGATGCTCAAAATTTATTTGATGCTGAAACTTCTTATGCAGGTGAATGGAATGTAGATGAGACCTTAAACAAATACTACCAAGATTCTAAGAAAGGATTTATTGTTGTTGGTATAGAGAATGGTGGAGATAAACGAATAGAAGAATACACACCTTGGCCAAATAAAAAATATGGTGGAGGAAAAGGCGCTATTTATATCGATTTTTTAGTGAATGATTTAAAACCTTTTATTGATAAAAATTACCGAACCAAAAGCAAAGCAAAACATACAGCAATAATTGGTAGCTCTTTAGGTGGTTTAATTTCTTTTTATGGCGGATTTAAATATCCTGATGTATTTGGTAAAATAGGTGCATTGTCTACTTCTTTCTGGTTTTCTAACAACATATATGCTTTTGCTTCTAGAAATAGTGCTGTGAAAAACACAAAATTATATATGTTAATTGGTGAAAAAGAAGGTGGTTCTATGGTTGCTGATACAGAAAAAATGGAAAAATTATTAATAGAGAAAGGTTTCCCAAAAGACAATTTAACTACCAAAATAGTTTCTGATGGTAAGCACACAGAATCCTTTTGGCGAGACGAATTTTTAGAAACAATATTATTCTTATACAACTAA
- a CDS encoding MFS transporter, protein MAKQDPYAALRIREFNIFLFVRFLLVFGWSMQFIVIEWQVYSITKDPLSLGIIGLMEIIPAFSMALFAGHIVDQKEKRNLLALCTAAFSLISLGLFLLTSEQVVELWSTNSILYCIYGLVFFGGFLRSFFGPTIFSLVALLVPKKIYHNAATWSTSTWKTASVSGALCGGFFISWIDVDNTLLLVFILVILSLIFTFLIKKKPILNKKIGEPITESLKAGVKFVFSNKAVLGALTLDMIAVLFGGTVAILSVFAQDILKVGPEGFGLLNASISIGSIVTMLLTTYIPINKNTGKKMLISVFIFGLSIIAFGLSSIFWVSLLALFVSGAADGISMVIRQTILQLKTPDEMRGRVSSVNSMFVGSSNELGAFESGLAAKILGPVTAVVFGGTMTIITVATTAVVSPTIRNLDLTEDIEENEKED, encoded by the coding sequence ATGGCCAAGCAAGACCCATATGCAGCTCTAAGAATTAGAGAATTTAATATATTTTTATTTGTAAGATTTCTCTTAGTTTTTGGATGGTCCATGCAATTTATAGTTATTGAATGGCAAGTATATTCAATTACTAAAGATCCTCTTTCATTAGGTATTATTGGTTTAATGGAAATTATTCCTGCTTTTTCTATGGCTTTGTTTGCTGGTCATATCGTAGATCAAAAAGAAAAGAGAAACTTATTAGCTTTATGTACAGCAGCTTTTTCTTTAATAAGTTTAGGTTTGTTTTTATTAACTTCTGAGCAAGTTGTAGAGCTATGGTCTACAAATTCTATTTTGTATTGTATTTATGGTTTGGTGTTTTTTGGTGGTTTCTTACGCTCTTTCTTTGGCCCAACTATATTTTCTTTAGTAGCGTTATTAGTACCCAAAAAAATATATCATAATGCTGCAACTTGGAGCACTAGTACTTGGAAAACAGCCTCAGTTTCTGGTGCTTTATGTGGAGGTTTTTTTATTAGTTGGATAGATGTTGACAACACTTTATTATTGGTTTTTATTCTAGTAATTCTATCGTTAATTTTTACTTTTTTAATTAAAAAGAAGCCTATTTTAAATAAAAAGATAGGAGAACCTATTACAGAAAGTTTAAAGGCAGGTGTAAAATTTGTGTTTAGCAATAAGGCAGTTTTAGGAGCTTTAACTTTAGATATGATTGCAGTTTTATTTGGTGGTACAGTTGCTATTTTATCTGTGTTTGCTCAAGATATTTTAAAAGTAGGTCCAGAAGGTTTTGGCTTATTAAACGCTTCTATTTCTATTGGTAGTATTGTAACCATGCTATTAACAACTTACATACCTATCAATAAAAATACAGGAAAAAAAATGTTGATATCTGTTTTCATATTCGGACTTAGTATTATTGCTTTTGGTTTATCATCTATCTTCTGGGTAAGTTTGTTAGCCTTGTTTGTAAGTGGTGCAGCAGATGGTATTTCTATGGTTATTCGTCAAACAATATTGCAGTTAAAAACTCCAGATGAAATGAGGGGTAGAGTATCCTCTGTAAATTCTATGTTTGTAGGTTCATCAAATGAGTTAGGTGCTTTTGAAAGTGGTTTGGCTGCAAAAATTTTAGGCCCAGTTACAGCTGTAGTTTTTGGTGGAACAATGACAATTATAACTGTAGCCACAACAGCAGTTGTGAGTCCAACTATTAGAAATTTAGATCTTACAGAAGATATCGAAGAAAATGAAAAAGAAGACTAG